In the Silene latifolia isolate original U9 population chromosome 1, ASM4854445v1, whole genome shotgun sequence genome, GAATGTTATCTACTTTGCGTTACTGTGTATACTTCTTACGTTGAAATTTACAACCTGAACAAATGACTGTACTTTTAATATTTTATGAGAGAAACTACTTTGGATGTTATACAATTATTCTCATTTCACTTATGGCTCTACCGCTTTTTCCTTGACACTCACCAGAAAAATGCAATGATTAGTGGTGCGCTGACTGGGGCTCTAGTATCTGCTGTGTCCAAAGGTAATGCCGAGAAGATCTTTCTGACTGCTCTTACTGGAGGTGCAATTGCAACAGCTATCGGGGTTATTAACTATCTCAAATAAGTATGTTCACCTATAGTTGATGTGTTTTAAGGAAACTTGTACCACTGAAAAACTGAATCACTGATGAATTTCTTTAAGGAAACTTGTATTTCAAAGTAAATCTTTGATGTTATGCTGTACATCGCTACGGGCATTGTAACTAATGTTAATGACAAGACTCCCAAGATTTGTGATCATTTTGTGTCATTATTGACCCTCTTCTCCATTTAAatcataaacttcattttatgAAAATTTCAAACAAATCCATTGTTCGACCCTGTGTGTAAACAAGACATCGAGTGTCGTGATGTGTTTTCACATTGACAGTGCTTGATGACCAGGATTCACGTCTTTTTTCTACAGGGAATAATACGTTATGTCATCTAATTTTCTTATTGTAAGTCAAAATGTTTTGCTTACAAGTGCATCATTCATTACCAAGTTAAGTGATGTTGATCATAATCTAATTATATTTGCATCAGTGACTTGCGTACCCATATCTTATATCGCTGTTGCTTTCTGAAATGAATGTGACGACCACATTTAACTGCTCATTTGTTTTAAATGAATTTTTCAATTTATACCAGTTGTTTAATTTCCTCAATTTTGCGGTATTATTTTCTTAATCATTATTCTTTTAATCAGTTAGTCGACAACAATCGACCCTTATTATGTCGATTAATCCTTACAAACTTGGCCTTTCTTTTTCCAGTAATCTTCCCTATAAAGCCTTTGACAGAAATACATAGCacgccacttttttttttttttttttttttttttttttttttttttttaatttggtcGGAAATTAAGCTAGGACAGCAGTTTCCACAGCTACAAGTTGTTCAAGCTGCTCCTTTGCTTCGGGTTCCCACAGCTCAGGAAGTGCTTCTTTCATGTTGTGAATACTACCCAGCGCATAGTCTGCCCCTGCTACCAAATCCGATCTTCCCACCTACATTTCAAATTTGCTGTTAAGTTAAACGGTACCCTTACACCTTGATTTAGCTCAATATGTGAATATGACTCGTATTGATCCTAAAGATCCATCGTTCGTTGCCCTTCAGATTCGATTAAATAAAGCAAAATTGATTATCAAACATACCCCTATGattaaaaattgcataaataTTGACTAATAATTAAATTTGGTGCATTCTGATGTGAATATGTGATTCCTGAAAGTGATTGGTGACGTCAATTTGGCACCTTCATACTCTACAATTTATCATCACATGCAGAGGACAAGAAAGATTACTTACAATGACAGTGTGTAGACCAGCTTCTTTCCCACTTGCAATATTCCGGGTACTATCATCAAAGAATATCTGAGGAACAATTCTTCATATTGTTAGCTACGACATGTCATAGTTAAACGGtttttttctaacgtgtgccttAAGTCTGTTAGTCCAATTGTCACGAGTATCTAACAGGGTGGTGTCAAGAAATATGAATAAAGTAATCGTTACCGTTCTTTTAGGGTCTAAGTTCGCCATCTGCATAGCTGCCACAATGGCTTCCACAGAAGGTTTGCACAAGACCTGTGATTTTGAAATCGGATTATTTGATGGGTTGAGGGTCTCAAAGCATATAACACCTTCAAAACAATCTTCCAACCCGAGCTTCTTAAGGGAACGAACTACATGTGCCCTATCAGAGTTGGTGAATATCTGTGAAGAAAAAAGCTTACCTTATGTTAAAACCAAAATGAAATAGACGAGACAGATGACGGAGTCTTGTTATTAATTAAGACGATAAGACGTACAATTTTACGTTGAGGTGTAGAGAGCAAAATGTTCCTCAACAAGGGATCCGGTTTGAGATTTTCGTAAGGCAAACTTCCATGAACATATTCATGAAACTCGTCATAGTCAAACTCATAACCAAGCACCTGAAACATGCCATTTCCATTTTCAGTTGAATATTTATAATTACTCAAGCAAGTTTCTAAATTTGTTTCCGTTTGAATGTTCTTCAAGGAAAATGTTGGCTAATTTTGACATTTTTTAATCGGATTGGGCCATCGGCCCAAGTATATTGAACACTAATCTACCGTGTCACAATAAGCCTTTTAGGTTGACGGTTACTTGCTAACTTATCATCAGACCGTCTTATATAGACCTTTTAAGATATATacttgattatttaattgatagTTTCACCTTGAGGCCAGCCATGGTTGTGCCATATTCCCTGTATAGCTCTAAACACATTGTTGGCACCTCTGTTTCATCTATATGCAAGTGTTCTAGCATGAATTCTGCCATGGACAAAAACAAacagaataaaaaaaaaatgtcagTTTATTTTGACTGTTTTAATATTCATgtttaattataaaaaaaaagtatATTTAGACTATTTGATTGTTTCATATATATACCTTCTATCTTCTTCCGGCATGCTAAGTTGATCCCAGAGCTCAAAGGATATAATGTATCATCCAAATCTGAAATTAATTTATCTTATGTCATACTCCGTATAAATGAGTTGACGTTATACTGTAATACTGAATTCGAGTTCTCTTCTTTATTTGCAGGGAGTtaaataatgcaaaaaaaaaatggtgaTACTGAAATTTAGCATCATCTGTAACACTTTTCAACGCTACTAAATGAGCAACAGCTAAAATTTTTGTGTTAATTTACTCAAAGATGAATACCCTTGCAACTTACCAAACAACAAACAATCGTACTTGGTGTCCTTGAAAGTCCTAGTAATATCCATTTTTCACAAGCTAAGGCAGTTAGCAAAAAAGTACTCTACACATACAAAGTTcaaaaacaataacaacaaagCGTTAGTCCCAAACTTATTCAATTTAACATAACTCGACTTACGAAAAAGAAAATTGTCATTATAAGTGAGGAATAAATAACAAAATTACCTGAAAATGTTGGTTGGCTACAAGCCTACAATGATGGAGAAACGAGTAGGTTTTGCTTGGATATTTATACAAGTTTTTGGCGGAACACATTACTCTGTAAATTAGAATATAATAAGAATAAGgtacataaaattatattaggCGTGAGGTAAAAACCTGACAAACGGCTCAACGGAGTCAGGTTTGGGTAGAGTCAGTTCAGGTTTGGGTTAATTTCGTGTTTGTAAATTTTGGGGGAGAGGGGATTTCCGGTTCAGGGTCAAATTTGGGTCTTGAGTTCGGGTATTCTGAGTCGGGTTTGGTAGGGTCAGTTCTGGTTGGGTTAATTTCGGGTTTGTAAGGTTCGAAGAGAGAGGGATTTCCGGTTCAGGGTCAAACTCGGGTCTTGAGTTCGGGTTTTCCGAGTCGGATCAATTTTGTCGAGTAAGGAGCGAATAACATGTGAATATAATTAGGGTTTTTCTAATATGTGCCCTTAGGACACATGATAATAAGTTAAATAGGGGAAGATTTTCAAGATTATTacactaattatggtaaatatgAGTTTCAACTCTAACTTATCATGAAATATTCTCAACAATATTTCCCTAATTAGATTATTATCATGTGCCCTTatggcacatgttagaaaatctgAATTAGTTAAGTATATTTCCAACTTTGATTCCTGCCCTTATATTCATTGTTATGTCATcttaatttaatttcaattacttgtCGTTTTCAATTATTCGAAATGATGTATGCCCGTATGACTTTGGTATATGCGTTATCCATGTGTATAATTTGTATTTTAGCAAATTATCATGAATATATTATAATTGGTGTTAGGGATAAGTGATGTATGACTTTGATTAGCAACATATCTAATTTTGATTCGTGCCAATAACCTTCTTCATCCTCAACTAAACTTATGGGACTATTTGATTTCAGTTACTTGTCGTTTTCAGTTATCCAATGTCTTGGACATAAACAACTAAAAAACCTTTAGAAAATTATTAGCCtaaataaatttcattttgtTTTCCATAATCAGTTAGTTGAACTGATACCAAATTCATAAAACATTAGTACTCTGTAATTACAAAACATATTTGTTTTACAATCTACGAGTACTTGTGTAATTTGTTAAGGTAGCTTATCCCAAGTTTTTGTGATTTGTCTATTTATAAACCGTTTTCACGGACGTTACTATTAATAAAAATAAtgatatgcttaattgagttactTACAAGTTACAATTAAGCATCATATCTTGCGGTTGATCTCTTTCTTTCCGAAAAAGCTAATTTTATTCTCGTTTTATACTATTTTGTATTCCATTAACTTTAGATGAAAAAATGTTATTGATATGTCGTTTTTTTAATGGATAAGTTTTTCTTATACAGAAGTACAAAACAAGATCCGTATTGAGAAGGTTTTAAACTAAGGACTAAAATTGAGGATTTCCAAATAATAGGTAGCAAAGTTTGCTAATAAAAAACTTGATGTAATGCGTCTATGTCATTGTTCCATTAGTTCACGTCTGTATTCTTGATGACTCTTATTAGTCTTATAGTTTTGTAATTTAAAGTTTGGTGTGAAAGCATGTCTTGGGCATTGATTCTTTAGATTCAAATCTGTATATCGATTTGCAATATTTAAAGCATTTTGAGAGAATCATGTAGATAGCATGCCTAATTATGAATGAAAAATGAGTTATTTAATGTGGTGGAATTTAGGAATCAATCTCACCTCACAATTTACAATAAGAACATTAAAACTTGGAGAGACGGTCTTTTAATAAGTTATTGAGATACCAGTCTTTCGtatccttttatttgtatttcgtgacccttctgttgttgatcgtgacatagtaatttcgcagctatttaaataataaatgtagtcattttatctttaatcatgatttgtacctattttattacctttagtaccacttttaTCTAGGCCTCATTTGGTTGCCATACGGGAATTAATATCCCATGATTTTACAAAACACGTGAATTggccaattcatgtgaattgcccAAAACTCGTTTGGTTGACATCCTGGAATTAAATTGACACAGGAGTTTCCAATTACCTAGGGAGGAGTAGGTAATTAAACTCCTCCATTATGGAAGAGTTGGGAATTCATGGGAAAAAGAAAATCTCATGATTTGGGGTAACCAAACATCCCTCATTTTTCcaaatcatgggattttccaaTTCACTCATTTTTGAGAGGGCAACCAAACGAGaccttaaaattgtaaaataatctcTCGATAAGAATGTTATCACAAATTATTGAAAAACTAGTCCATTTTATAGTGTGACTGTGTGAAAGGGTTTATTTATTGAGacgtgctaaatcccgcacacaatTTTACTAAATTCCCGCATATTTTCCCGTCTTATTCCGAATTTACCCCTATCATTTCCTCACCCTAATTTCTCACTCTAACAAATGAAGAAATCAAAaaccaaagaaaaaaaaacctcCAGCAACAACTACCAACAACCCCTCCCGGCGTCCCCCACCCCTGCCATCGCCGAACACCCATCATTGCCCTATCCCCGCGCCGATCACCACTACCCGCCTCCATACCCGCGCCGACGACCCTTTGCCCACTATGTTCGTCACCTCGACTCAGACGCAATCATCATTCAATCTACCTTCAGCCGCGACGAAGGTGTTGGACAGACGGCGGGGTTGGGATGAAGTTGACGGCGAGGGAGCAGGAGGTCGCCGCTTAGGGCAGGCGGCCGGTGCTGGTGGGAATTGGGAAGGGTTATCGGGTTAGaaattttgggttttttttttttttttaaatgaagggTAGTGGTGGAAAAAACAGGTAAAATGTGTTGGATTAAGTAAAATGGCGTGTAGGATTTAGCAATTGCGTATTTATTAATAAATAATCAATCTCACCTTTACAATAAGAATGTTATCGCAATGGTGATTTTTTTGCCTCGAGTTTGTCAATATATAAAAATTAAACTTTagaaataattattaaattaaaatattatatctCTTAATATCAATATATCATTTTATGAACCATTTAACATTTGTTAATCCCTTTCAGAAGAGCTACCTAAAAGACGGTCCTCATAGATAGATGAGAAAAGCTTATATAAATTCAGAAGCCGCACTATTACTTACAGTATGTTTTTTTTGCTAAAGTAAAAAAATTATATTGATCCAAAATCAATCTATAACATTCTTGCGACAAAAACGGTAAAATAAAATCAATGATTTTCAAATTACTAGGAAGCAAATGTTCAAATTACTAGgaagcaaacataaaataaagggTATTAAAGAAGAAACTCTCATCCAAAAAGAAAGTCACTTATCCcatcaaaaaataaaataataaaataaaataataaaacttAGTCTTGTAAAGTAATCATCACATGGGAACAAGAGCCCCAAAACTAACCAAATCAGATTCCAGTAGAAAAGTTGCAGCCTGGCAGGTGCGTCTTAAAATAAACGGAGGGCTTGTGCAGCATAAGAAAATGAGGCCCTAAATATGAATGTATAAGGTTTTCTGGATATTAAGGTTTGTATTGTATTCCGTCAATAAAGCTTGTAAACTCGGTGACCAAGAATGGAGACCCCGTTCCATCGCTCGTGACTGCACGGTGTGTTAGACGCTCCTGAAAAGTGATAGAAGCTCCAAACACAATATCATATACTCATGAAGATTAACaatgatttttcttttttggtgATAAGAAGCGGGATTAACCCATATAAAACGAGTTCACAACTAACAAAAAATTAAAAAGTATAAAAAGGAACATAACCAGGTCTAGCTACGCCCCCCCCCCCTCATATCCTATTGCACTAACTGGAAAAGTTGCGTCGACATGTGCGACACCTCCCACACAAGCAATTGCTGATTTTGTTCCATGCCATAATTTGCTATCCCATCCGCACACGAGTTAAGTTCACGGTAAATATGCTGAATTTGAGCCCAAATCACGAATGAAAGATTTGCATATCTGTATCAAATGTGATTCTGCCAAAAAGTATTCCTGTTCATTCTTCATAAAATGCTCAACTACCTGCAAATCCGTTTGAATAACGAGGTGAGGGAAATTACACTCCATAGCAATAACTAATCCACGTTTGAGGGCCATTAATTCCTCCCTAGTGACGGAGGCAAGACCCAGCCTTTCCGAAAAGGCTACCAACATCTGACCTGACGAGTCacgtgatgcgtgcattttatatagcctttttaagtcttatatgcacgtatttctatgagaTTCTCGTAGTTGTAtattacgaaatgccccgaatagtccactttggtttgtttggctttaattgcaggaatggacctgaaaaaAGCAGAATCAAGTCATTTACTATCCCGTTAGCAcgcatttaggagatggaagaattggagcggaGATATCACTGTCTCGGAAAGCGTGAAGTTGTCTCGGAAGTAATTCAACGTTCAAATGAGCTTGCCAAGTAGTAGAAGACTCGATCGAAGACTCTGGCTGGTTtaggctgttcgatcgagtagattggctgtgagaagacctcgatcgagtacttttctttGTTCGATCGAAAGGTGGAATtcagaggttcctcgatcgagtacttattgtactcgatcgagaggtttttgcgaGAAgtcgttcgatcgagtagtttagaagtgctcgatcgagtactttgagaTCTGACGTGAGATTTTCTCGCGTAAACTTATTTACTAGATATTTTAAGTTATATCTTAGGaaaaataaatatctctcctataaatatgagagacttaattaggttaaAGACATCCTTCATACTGGATGGTTCAGCTTTTACTCTTGTTCAACGTCTCTTTCCCGGATCTCGTTTTGCGCAATCTCTCACTTTACTATCTTTCTATTTAATCTAATTCTCTTTTGCACATCTCTCTATCATGTTTAGTATTGTTTTATCTTCCATTATTGTGTTATTTACATTTATACGTAGCTAATTCTCCAATGCTAGGATTAGAGGAGTCATGATAGTAAAACGATGATACTTTAATCAGTTAGgaggtttacatgtgagaattgtttgatagtaatataactgtaattattaggttgaatgcatgcaactgaagtaattaaactggttaaattcagacctagatcggaagattgaaatgaacagacctgctatgaacaatagactgcactaatgagggcggaagctaagttagtagtattttagggcggctagcggaccggaaggatctttccactacccttcttaaatcagaccgactgacctacctttagctgacttgtgtaatatcatggtgaaccgaaatacTGGCATCTCTCTTTCTATTTTTCTCTCAATCCCTTTCGATCATGCTATTTTaattacttttacttttattgctcTTAGTTTAGTCAAAACTACTCAAACCCCCAATTTGTGACCATGACAGACTAGAATAGCAGGTAGATAGTGACCgctaggggtgagcaaaaccggtTAACCGAACCGGATTTGAAAACCGGTTCGGTTACCGGTTTTCAAAAACAAGTTTTTTCCCAAACCGAAACCGCCCTGGTTTTAAACCGGTTAACCGGTTTTTTAGCAATTTAAAAACCGGATCCGAAAACCGGTTACCCGGATCCGAATTTATAAACCGGTTTTAACTTTTTTTTACCCCAAATTGACGCTTTTCAACCCACCTCTCCATCCTAACTCTTAAATTCCTACGTAAACTTTCGTGCATCCCCATTAATTCAACCAAATCACACATCTTTGTTTATTTTAAGTCGTTTTCTTATtgtttttttcgaaaaaaaagtaAACCGGTTAAAAACCGGTACCCGGTTTTGCTTTTTTTGGGACACGAAACCGAACCGTATTTCCCCCCAAAAAAACCGGTTCGGGCACCGAACCGGAAAAAAACCAAATTATCGGGTTTCTTAATTCGGTTATCGGTTCGGTTTCGGTTTAAAAATTCGGTTCGGTttattttgctcagccctagtgaccgcctccccgtggatacgatacccaacttacctctgctgcataagttagagccaattggttttatttttgatagggttgtgacAGCCGTGTCATCACGAAAGATACCACTCGCACCAGCGAAGCCCAGGTTGCCTTTCGATGCTCCATCcacattcaaagcaatccacTCACTCGGAGGTGCCAACCATCTAACAAATATTTCTTTGTATCGATGCTCTTTAGAACGAATGGAAACGCTCGGCCACCATAATCTCCCAAAAATGCTCCATTAAGAACGAATAAATATTCATTGGTATCGCTTCACTTCTGCCTATGACCCGACAATTCCTCCATCTCCAAATTCACTAAACAATAACGGAGAACATAGACGGCTATGAATCAATCTCAGCACAATGCTTAGTGGATAAATTTGCTACAACCCATTCCCGAGCATCATCAATATGTagaaaacgatttatatttgcaACTGGAAATAAACTCCATACCTTCCTGGCATTGCGACAATCACGTAACAGATGGAGAATCGATTCTTCAACATTTGGAAACTCGCCACACAAAGTATCCACCGTGAATCCTCACCGAGCTCTATTAACATTGGTTATAATTCGGTCGTGCATTACCAACCATAAAAACAAGCGCATTTTCTGAGGAGCTCACGTCTTCTAAGGAAGTTTCCAATAAGTCTCGTTTTCATTCGAGGGAgtgatgtgtccattttatatatgattttaacCCTCATTTTAGCTTAATTTTGATTAAATATCACACTTTTATTAGTGTATatatgagctaattccgtgttctagtgtctttgcttgtttttattatattttgtaggaaatgaagctttctgtagataccttatttctacacctcccgccaaccacctagtgatgattgggccgcatgtttggcagtaattagagttcacttggagtccgggtcaaaaaccgcttcattttctaaaaaccgttta is a window encoding:
- the LOC141607613 gene encoding uncharacterized protein C24B11.05 gives rise to the protein MDITRTFKDTKYDCLLFDLDDTLYPLSSGINLACRKKIEEFMLEHLHIDETEVPTMCLELYREYGTTMAGLKVLGYEFDYDEFHEYVHGSLPYENLKPDPLLRNILLSTPQRKIIFTNSDRAHVVRSLKKLGLEDCFEGVICFETLNPSNNPISKSQVLCKPSVEAIVAAMQMANLDPKRTIFFDDSTRNIASGKEAGLHTVIVGRSDLVAGADYALGSIHNMKEALPELWEPEAKEQLEQLVAVETAVLA